One window of Desulfarculus baarsii DSM 2075 genomic DNA carries:
- a CDS encoding PAAR domain-containing protein — protein MSSQARLGDISSHGGVIITGASRTLDNGMPVARMGDLHVCPIPGHGVTPIVTGSFDTITEGLPNARIGDITACGAIIVTGSPNTIDN, from the coding sequence ATGAGCTCCCAGGCGCGACTCGGCGACATCAGCAGCCACGGCGGCGTCATCATCACCGGGGCGAGCCGGACGCTGGACAACGGCATGCCAGTGGCCCGCATGGGGGACCTGCACGTCTGTCCCATCCCGGGGCATGGCGTGACGCCCATCGTGACCGGCAGCTTCGACACCATCACCGAAGGATTGCCCAACGCCCGCATCGGCGACATCACCGCCTGCGGAGCCATCATAGTCACCGGCAGTCCCAACACCATCGACAACTGA
- a CDS encoding phage baseplate assembly protein V, giving the protein MLETRDRHSEERYRNRWYGKYRAFVRDNNDPERLGRVRLEIPAVLGSGRENWSEWAAPCFPYGGNDDTGMFLVPEEGASVWAEFEGGVVQHPIWTGVWLAKSNPGEQPEESKRTCANAFCHDCEDKVEHQANRHDDLEHKKYHGHPPYYCPRLKVLLKTETGHTILADDRDGDELLRIIDRAGQILTMEGKVKPEMQSGNALRRGTKDAEKGDQIDIASQIVGSRARIQLTDLSRQQVILEAWQDKEKVHILSCDKGRSRWQKILIDTTKGREKVHIWGLNGTQEILVDSTAAAEQIRLTDKAGQVVRMNAAPGQESISATDKSGSLVFMDGVAGNIIIRSTNTVLINT; this is encoded by the coding sequence ATGCTTGAAACCCGCGACCGGCACTCCGAGGAGCGCTACCGCAACCGCTGGTACGGCAAGTACCGGGCCTTCGTGCGCGACAACAACGACCCCGAACGCCTCGGCCGGGTCCGCCTGGAAATCCCCGCCGTGCTCGGCAGCGGGCGTGAGAACTGGTCCGAATGGGCCGCGCCCTGTTTTCCCTACGGCGGCAACGACGACACCGGCATGTTCCTGGTCCCCGAGGAAGGAGCCTCGGTCTGGGCCGAGTTCGAGGGCGGCGTCGTCCAGCATCCGATCTGGACCGGGGTCTGGCTGGCCAAGAGCAATCCCGGTGAGCAGCCCGAGGAATCGAAGCGCACCTGCGCGAATGCCTTCTGCCATGACTGCGAGGACAAGGTCGAGCATCAGGCCAACCGGCACGACGATCTCGAACACAAGAAGTACCACGGCCATCCGCCGTATTACTGTCCGCGCCTGAAGGTCCTGCTCAAGACCGAAACCGGCCACACCATCCTGGCCGATGACCGCGACGGCGACGAACTGCTGCGGATCATAGACCGCGCCGGACAGATCCTCACCATGGAAGGGAAGGTGAAGCCGGAGATGCAGAGCGGCAACGCCCTGCGCCGAGGCACGAAGGACGCCGAGAAAGGCGACCAGATCGACATCGCCTCGCAGATCGTCGGCTCCCGTGCCCGCATCCAGCTCACCGACCTCTCCCGCCAGCAGGTGATCCTCGAAGCCTGGCAGGACAAGGAGAAGGTCCACATCCTCTCGTGCGACAAGGGCCGCTCCCGCTGGCAGAAGATCCTCATCGATACCACTAAGGGTCGGGAGAAGGTTCACATCTGGGGACTCAACGGCACCCAGGAAATCCTCGTCGATTCCACCGCCGCCGCCGAACAGATCCGGCTCACCGACAAGGCCGGTCAGGTAGTGCGCATGAACGCCGCGCCCGGCCAGGAGAGCATCAGCGCCACCGACAAGTCCGGCAGCCTCGTGTTCATGGATGGGGTGGCCGGAAACATCATCATTCGCTCGACGAACACCGTCTTGATCAACACCTGA
- a CDS encoding DUF1353 domain-containing protein, producing MSTETKTLFSGTALGLSGPLRVEILPNGMTARLTQPFRVRTGAGRIIEVPAGFETDFASVPRLFWRVVPPWGRYSPAAVVHDYLYHTGKVSRLAADRVFLELMAALGVPLWKRQVMYWAVRLGGWLAWDASRKRETEHA from the coding sequence ATGAGCACCGAAACCAAGACCCTGTTTTCCGGCACCGCGCTGGGTCTCTCCGGGCCGCTTCGGGTGGAGATACTTCCCAATGGAATGACCGCCAGGCTGACTCAGCCGTTCCGTGTCCGTACCGGCGCTGGCCGCATCATCGAAGTGCCCGCCGGGTTCGAGACCGACTTCGCCTCGGTGCCGCGCCTGTTCTGGCGCGTGGTGCCGCCCTGGGGGAGATATTCCCCGGCGGCCGTCGTTCACGACTACCTCTACCACACCGGCAAGGTCTCGCGGCTTGCTGCCGACCGCGTCTTTCTCGAACTGATGGCGGCCCTGGGCGTGCCTCTGTGGAAACGCCAAGTCATGTATTGGGCGGTTCGCCTTGGCGGCTGGCTGGCCTGGGACGCCAGTCGAAAACGGGAGACGGAGCATGCTTGA
- a CDS encoding YcbK family protein has protein sequence MGDLSKNFNRSEFACKGKNCCGHSAAVHPDLVDALQALRDRIGKPLSITSGFRCNRHNKAVGGAEQSFHTLGMAADVSCPAGVSPEQLAVIAEEIPLFREGGIGVYASWVHLDVRRSGKARWRS, from the coding sequence ATGGGTGATCTCAGCAAGAATTTCAACCGTTCGGAATTCGCCTGCAAGGGCAAGAACTGCTGCGGCCATTCGGCTGCGGTCCATCCCGACCTGGTCGACGCCCTGCAGGCGTTGCGCGACCGCATCGGCAAACCGCTGTCCATTACCAGCGGCTTCCGTTGCAACCGGCACAATAAGGCGGTGGGTGGCGCGGAGCAGAGTTTCCACACGCTGGGCATGGCGGCCGACGTGAGCTGTCCCGCAGGTGTTTCGCCCGAGCAACTGGCGGTCATCGCCGAGGAAATTCCGCTCTTCCGCGAGGGCGGCATCGGCGTCTATGCCTCCTGGGTTCATCTCGACGTGCGCCGGTCGGGCAAGGCGAGGTGGCGGTCATGA
- a CDS encoding phage late control D family protein has protein sequence MDLDTFKPTFLIQIEGQDLSKDITQEITSFVFTDNEEELDVLELSVTDRNLQFVDDPLFQEGNEIVARFGYVGNLSPRKKAVIKDIDYDFPENGDPTIRIKAYDKGFKLAGKENQKVWQKPAPGILYSEIAEQVAAANSLTPVVTATKGTHLRVTQSNISDAQFLKELAEKARDRDGDGVSGYVFYIQDDELHFHPRELDQTPLLTLEYFTDTKGLLRSFRPSTQSQGAKGAGVETKTVGVDPRKKDVVEHKANNATTPERTALGKQTYLVDGNTGEGSFKEQETGQIVPSFDRSEGFHEEPRQEPAQDSAEGKFREAELRQVEADAATIGIPQLRAKKNVEIKGVGRKFSGIYYCHSVRHSISGAGYLCELKLKKNALGKGAGDKSAESQGKPNDKEAPPTPQNEPPAMVTIDADSGAVTQGGGNG, from the coding sequence ATGGACCTGGATACCTTCAAGCCGACATTTCTGATTCAGATCGAGGGGCAAGACCTCTCGAAGGACATTACCCAGGAGATCACCTCGTTCGTCTTCACCGACAACGAGGAGGAGCTGGATGTCCTCGAACTGTCGGTGACCGACCGCAACCTGCAGTTCGTCGACGATCCGCTGTTCCAGGAAGGCAACGAGATCGTGGCCCGCTTCGGCTACGTGGGGAACCTCTCTCCGCGCAAGAAGGCGGTCATCAAGGACATCGATTACGACTTCCCGGAAAACGGTGATCCGACCATCCGCATCAAGGCCTACGACAAGGGCTTCAAACTGGCGGGCAAAGAAAACCAGAAGGTCTGGCAGAAACCCGCTCCCGGCATCCTCTATTCGGAAATCGCCGAACAAGTCGCCGCCGCCAACAGCCTCACCCCGGTGGTCACGGCCACCAAGGGGACCCATCTCCGCGTCACCCAGAGCAACATCTCGGACGCCCAGTTCCTCAAGGAGCTGGCGGAAAAGGCCCGCGACCGCGATGGCGACGGCGTGAGCGGCTATGTCTTCTACATCCAGGACGACGAACTCCATTTCCATCCCCGCGAGCTCGACCAAACGCCGCTACTGACCCTCGAATATTTCACCGACACCAAGGGCCTGCTGCGCTCGTTCCGCCCCAGCACCCAATCCCAGGGAGCCAAGGGCGCGGGTGTCGAGACCAAGACGGTCGGCGTCGACCCGCGCAAGAAGGACGTGGTCGAGCACAAGGCCAACAACGCCACCACGCCCGAGCGGACGGCCCTGGGCAAGCAGACCTATCTGGTCGACGGCAACACCGGCGAAGGCAGCTTCAAGGAACAGGAGACGGGGCAGATCGTGCCTAGCTTCGACCGTTCCGAAGGCTTTCACGAAGAGCCGCGCCAGGAGCCCGCCCAGGACAGCGCCGAAGGCAAATTCCGCGAGGCCGAGCTGCGCCAGGTCGAGGCGGACGCCGCCACCATCGGCATTCCCCAGCTACGCGCCAAGAAGAACGTCGAGATCAAGGGCGTGGGCCGGAAGTTTTCTGGCATCTACTACTGCCACTCGGTGCGCCACAGCATCAGCGGCGCTGGCTATCTCTGCGAACTCAAACTCAAGAAGAACGCCCTCGGCAAGGGAGCGGGCGACAAGTCCGCCGAGTCCCAGGGCAAACCCAACGACAAGGAGGCCCCGCCCACGCCGCAAAACGAGCCGCCAGCCATGGTGACCATCGACGCGGATTCCGGCGCGGTCACACAAGGAGGCGGCAATGGGTGA
- a CDS encoding LysM peptidoglycan-binding domain-containing protein, translating to MIGRDSRYARCVLYRDSDGTSLGMRQRIDTTPRHDDRLHTVVEGDRLDLLAHRYLGDARLWWIICDYNDLFFPLALDPGLALRIPSREHVQMRLLD from the coding sequence ATGATCGGCCGCGATTCCCGATACGCCCGCTGCGTTCTCTACCGGGACAGTGACGGCACCTCCCTCGGCATGCGCCAGCGCATCGACACCACCCCCAGACACGACGACCGCCTGCACACCGTGGTCGAGGGCGACCGTCTGGATCTGCTCGCGCACCGCTATCTGGGTGACGCCCGGCTCTGGTGGATCATCTGCGACTACAACGATCTCTTTTTCCCGTTGGCGCTCGATCCGGGCCTGGCACTGCGCATTCCCTCCCGCGAACACGTCCAGATGCGCCTGCTTGACTGA
- a CDS encoding CIS tube protein codes for MAWDQQPIKGYLVDADTGERLEFQYNPNSISDEKSTDYATIKIPGMSHPRYQYVAGEPRRIAFKVELFKGPVKQKVDWLRSLQYPEHAGTMLKNAPHRVLLIFGDLYPGVTCIVRQVKARFFGLFDRDNLLPQRAEVDIVLEEYVDRSINWSEVRS; via the coding sequence ATGGCCTGGGATCAACAGCCCATCAAGGGATATCTGGTGGACGCCGACACGGGGGAGCGGCTCGAATTCCAGTACAACCCCAACTCCATCAGCGACGAGAAGTCGACCGACTATGCGACGATCAAAATCCCCGGCATGAGCCACCCGCGCTACCAGTACGTCGCCGGGGAGCCGCGCCGGATCGCCTTCAAAGTCGAGCTGTTTAAGGGGCCGGTCAAACAGAAGGTCGACTGGCTCCGCTCGCTGCAATATCCGGAACACGCCGGAACCATGCTCAAGAACGCGCCGCACCGTGTGCTGCTCATCTTCGGCGATCTCTACCCCGGCGTGACCTGCATCGTCCGGCAGGTGAAGGCGCGGTTCTTCGGCCTGTTCGACCGGGACAACCTGCTGCCGCAACGGGCCGAGGTGGACATCGTCCTCGAGGAATATGTGGACCGTTCCATCAACTGGTCGGAGGTACGTTCATGA
- a CDS encoding DUF7768 domain-containing protein has translation MKRIFVCSPFAGDIARNVKVAEALCRRVMRNGHAPFAPHLLYPTFTDDSVPEQRETGIACGLAYMECCDEVWAFTGNGISSGMRLELDRAGQLGKPIIEIAEV, from the coding sequence ATGAAACGCATCTTTGTATGCAGCCCGTTCGCGGGTGACATAGCCCGAAACGTGAAGGTCGCCGAGGCGCTTTGCCGACGGGTCATGAGAAACGGTCACGCGCCGTTCGCGCCGCACCTGTTGTATCCAACCTTTACCGATGACAGCGTTCCCGAGCAGCGGGAGACTGGCATCGCCTGCGGCCTGGCCTACATGGAATGTTGCGACGAGGTGTGGGCGTTCACCGGCAACGGCATTTCCAGCGGCATGCGGCTGGAACTCGACCGGGCCGGACAACTGGGCAAGCCGATCATCGAGATCGCCGAGGTGTAA
- a CDS encoding T4 family baseplate hub assembly chaperone — protein MYSFELPSGTELELREMTGAEEELLTNQRLIRSGEAINQVLRNCFVRLGEKTDPDLSEVMNLLSGDRLFALVRLRQISLGDEVELELSCPNSACRMTNFVTVNLEDLKVTPYGEEREFAFMLPGSKKTVRFGYLDGHKEKRLASLREPNISSAMLIRILDIDGKAPSKKSLAEMSMRDRNALRQEMSRVDAGIDTSVETECDGCGTKIRTRLEAEPAFLFPGVRL, from the coding sequence ATGTACAGCTTTGAACTGCCAAGCGGCACTGAACTCGAGCTTCGGGAAATGACCGGGGCCGAGGAAGAACTGCTTACCAACCAGCGCCTGATCCGTTCCGGAGAGGCGATCAACCAGGTGCTCCGCAACTGTTTCGTCCGGCTGGGCGAGAAGACCGACCCCGATCTTTCCGAGGTGATGAACCTGCTCTCGGGTGACCGGTTGTTCGCCCTGGTCCGCCTGCGCCAGATTTCCCTCGGTGACGAGGTTGAACTGGAGCTGAGCTGCCCGAACAGCGCCTGCCGCATGACCAACTTCGTGACCGTCAATCTCGAGGATCTCAAGGTTACCCCCTACGGCGAGGAGCGCGAGTTCGCTTTCATGCTGCCCGGCTCGAAAAAAACCGTGCGCTTCGGATATCTCGACGGCCACAAGGAAAAGCGTTTGGCCAGCCTGCGCGAGCCCAACATCAGCTCGGCCATGCTCATCCGTATCCTCGACATCGACGGCAAGGCTCCCTCCAAGAAGAGCCTGGCGGAAATGTCGATGCGTGACCGCAACGCGCTGCGACAGGAGATGTCGCGGGTCGACGCGGGAATCGACACCTCGGTCGAAACCGAATGCGATGGCTGCGGCACCAAGATCCGCACCCGTCTGGAGGCAGAACCGGCTTTTTTGTTCCCCGGAGTTCGCTTGTAA
- a CDS encoding phage tail protein — protein sequence MRSGNMPKSLYQNWQFAIEVNGFDVALFHKGQEPKTEFEEVAFAPAGSMFDQKVAGRVKFEDITLEKGALQDGSDEAAREWIKKQVDVNAVTGGLPADYMRDIDVVRYDRTGNETRRWTLHGAWVKALEYDELEGGNTENTIEKLTICFQYWT from the coding sequence ATGAGAAGCGGAAATATGCCCAAAAGCCTTTATCAGAACTGGCAGTTCGCCATCGAGGTAAACGGCTTCGACGTGGCCCTGTTCCACAAGGGACAGGAGCCCAAAACCGAATTCGAGGAAGTGGCCTTCGCCCCGGCCGGTTCGATGTTCGACCAAAAGGTGGCGGGACGGGTCAAGTTCGAGGACATCACCCTCGAGAAAGGCGCACTGCAGGACGGCTCCGACGAGGCGGCCCGCGAATGGATCAAGAAACAGGTGGACGTGAACGCCGTCACCGGCGGCCTTCCCGCCGACTACATGCGCGACATCGACGTTGTCCGCTACGACCGCACCGGCAACGAGACCCGCCGCTGGACCCTGCACGGGGCCTGGGTGAAGGCGCTCGAATATGACGAGCTTGAGGGCGGCAACACCGAGAACACCATCGAGAAGCTCACCATCTGCTTCCAATACTGGACCTAA
- a CDS encoding phage tail sheath C-terminal domain-containing protein, which yields MPTYLSPGIYTRETDFSFYVKQISTSSAAMVGVAEKGPINKPVLVTSWEQFINRFGSYINESYLAYAARAFFDNGGSVLYVTRIAHLTDPTDRDTLTALKASVVLQNREATPADALRIEAVNEGVWGDRLSVSIEDGSLDPANHFNLVVRHKGDVVEVFKDLSMDETLPNHVELAINDRSDFILVQDLAAAMGTPGDRPALGVFTLSGGDNGLTDLADADFIGDPSQHTGLYGFDEIDALNLLMVPGVTTVPVINAGIAYAEGRKDLLFIADTPMHLEPLEAVDFRKGQGMYSHAAFNSSYAALYYPWLEISDPVNSRKKLVPPCGAVAGCIARSDQKTNVWNAPAGIDRGRIFNTLSLDYKTSRGERDVLYPEGVNVIAVFPDTGINIWGQKTLQSQPSAVDRINVRRLMMYMEEAISESSRFVVFEPNHPQTWRALGRLINPFLQDIKDKGGLYDFAFQCDEETNTPAVIDRNEMVARVFVKPTKTAEFIELNFILTSTGADFKEII from the coding sequence ATGCCGACCTATCTATCGCCCGGGATTTACACCCGGGAAACGGACTTCAGTTTCTATGTGAAGCAGATCTCGACCTCGTCGGCCGCCATGGTCGGGGTGGCCGAGAAAGGCCCGATCAACAAGCCCGTGCTGGTAACGAGCTGGGAGCAGTTCATCAACCGTTTCGGCTCTTACATCAATGAGAGCTATCTGGCCTACGCCGCCCGGGCGTTTTTCGATAACGGCGGCTCGGTCCTCTACGTCACCCGCATCGCCCATCTCACCGACCCCACCGACCGGGACACGCTGACGGCGCTCAAGGCGTCCGTCGTCCTGCAGAACCGGGAGGCGACGCCCGCCGACGCCCTGCGGATCGAAGCCGTGAACGAAGGCGTCTGGGGCGACCGACTCTCCGTCTCCATCGAGGATGGCTCCCTTGATCCGGCCAACCATTTCAACCTGGTGGTCCGGCATAAAGGCGATGTGGTCGAGGTGTTCAAGGATCTGAGCATGGACGAGACGCTGCCCAACCATGTGGAACTGGCGATCAACGACCGTTCGGATTTCATCCTGGTCCAGGATCTGGCCGCAGCAATGGGAACGCCCGGCGACCGTCCGGCATTGGGCGTGTTCACGCTCAGCGGCGGCGACAACGGGCTGACCGATCTGGCCGATGCCGATTTCATCGGCGATCCCTCGCAGCATACCGGCCTCTATGGATTTGACGAGATCGACGCCCTGAACCTGCTGATGGTTCCCGGCGTCACCACGGTGCCGGTGATCAACGCCGGAATCGCCTATGCCGAGGGGCGCAAGGATCTGCTGTTCATCGCCGACACGCCCATGCACCTGGAGCCGCTCGAGGCGGTCGATTTCCGCAAGGGACAAGGGATGTACAGCCACGCGGCCTTCAACTCCTCCTACGCGGCGCTCTATTACCCCTGGTTGGAGATCAGCGATCCGGTCAACTCGCGCAAGAAGCTGGTGCCGCCCTGCGGCGCGGTGGCGGGCTGCATCGCCCGCAGCGACCAGAAGACCAACGTCTGGAACGCGCCCGCCGGTATCGACCGGGGCCGCATCTTCAACACGCTCTCCCTGGACTACAAGACCAGCCGTGGCGAGCGCGATGTGCTCTATCCGGAAGGGGTCAATGTCATCGCCGTGTTCCCCGACACCGGCATCAACATCTGGGGGCAGAAGACACTGCAGAGCCAGCCATCGGCCGTGGACCGCATCAACGTCCGCCGCCTGATGATGTACATGGAGGAAGCCATCTCGGAGTCCTCCCGCTTCGTGGTGTTCGAGCCGAACCATCCCCAGACCTGGCGTGCCCTCGGCCGCCTGATCAATCCCTTTCTGCAGGACATCAAGGACAAGGGCGGCCTCTATGACTTCGCCTTCCAGTGCGACGAAGAGACCAACACTCCGGCGGTCATCGACCGCAACGAGATGGTGGCCCGCGTGTTCGTCAAGCCGACCAAGACGGCGGAGTTCATCGAGCTGAACTTCATCCTGACCAGCACCGGCGCGGACTTCAAAGAAATCATCTAA
- a CDS encoding TetR/AcrR family transcriptional regulator, producing MNSSNKHLPAEERRAVTVEAVVELAGEQNPSEITTAAIAKRMGLTQGALFRHFPNKDAILQAVMEWVAERLMSRIEKAVHAEPSPLAALESMFMAHVDFITEHPGIPRMLFGELQRSEETAPKRMAQTLIRRYGERLNRLFEQGKTCGELDGKLDNEAAATLFIGTIQGLVMQSLIAGDVSHMRRNAPKVFAIYQRGIRSAS from the coding sequence ATGAACTCATCAAACAAACATCTTCCGGCTGAGGAACGACGGGCAGTGACGGTAGAGGCGGTGGTCGAGTTGGCTGGTGAACAGAACCCGAGCGAGATTACCACGGCTGCCATAGCCAAACGCATGGGACTGACCCAGGGTGCACTTTTTCGTCATTTCCCAAACAAGGATGCCATCTTACAAGCTGTTATGGAATGGGTGGCCGAACGATTAATGTCCCGCATTGAAAAAGCAGTTCATGCAGAGCCCTCTCCTCTTGCCGCACTCGAAAGCATGTTTATGGCGCATGTGGACTTTATAACAGAGCACCCTGGTATTCCCCGTATGTTGTTTGGTGAATTGCAACGATCTGAAGAAACCGCGCCCAAGCGGATGGCGCAAACGCTCATCCGCCGTTATGGGGAGCGCCTCAATCGTTTGTTTGAACAAGGAAAGACCTGCGGTGAGCTTGATGGAAAGCTTGATAACGAGGCTGCGGCCACTCTCTTCATCGGGACTATTCAAGGATTGGTCATGCAATCGTTGATAGCTGGAGATGTTAGCCATATGCGTCGCAATGCACCGAAAGTTTTTGCCATCTATCAACGGGGCATCAGGAGTGCATCATGA
- a CDS encoding efflux RND transporter periplasmic adaptor subunit, whose protein sequence is MKKLPFQKRTLALIAVLFPLLALFVYVALRSGPLAPVSVVLATVENKSISPKLFGIGTIEARYTYKIGPTFAGRVKRLDVHVGERVKAGQVLGEMDPVDLDERIRAQDATLKRANAQLNEAQARKDYAQTQALRYEQLLKARSTSEEVVATKQQDLLVAKAGLTAAREELSRVRAEREALEAQRSNLSLVAPVDGLVVSRDADPGTTVVAGQAVVELIDPSTLWVNVRFDQIRARGLAAGLSAQITLRSQAGELQAGRVLRVEPLADAVTEETLAKVVFDQIPDPLPPIGELAEITITLPTLAATPVVPNAAIHHKDSRLGVWQVTNGDLRFTAVSLGIADLEGRVQIREGLKVGDQVVAYSENALNERSRIHVVDHIPGVTQ, encoded by the coding sequence ATGAAAAAATTGCCCTTCCAAAAACGTACTTTGGCGCTGATAGCTGTACTTTTTCCTCTGCTTGCGCTTTTTGTCTATGTGGCCTTGCGTTCGGGGCCGCTTGCACCGGTATCAGTTGTATTAGCCACCGTCGAGAACAAGAGCATCTCACCGAAACTATTCGGCATCGGAACCATTGAGGCTCGTTACACCTACAAAATTGGCCCAACGTTTGCGGGGCGAGTCAAACGTTTGGACGTACACGTAGGTGAGCGTGTCAAGGCTGGGCAAGTGCTTGGCGAAATGGACCCGGTCGATCTTGATGAACGTATCAGGGCTCAAGATGCCACGCTGAAACGTGCAAACGCTCAGTTAAACGAAGCGCAGGCGCGTAAGGATTATGCGCAGACACAGGCTTTACGTTACGAGCAGTTACTTAAAGCGCGGTCCACCAGTGAGGAAGTGGTAGCCACTAAACAACAAGACCTCTTGGTTGCGAAAGCAGGGCTGACTGCGGCGCGAGAGGAACTATCTCGTGTACGTGCAGAACGAGAGGCATTAGAGGCGCAGCGCAGCAATTTGTCTCTGGTTGCGCCAGTTGACGGCTTGGTCGTTTCGCGTGATGCCGACCCGGGAACCACCGTGGTCGCAGGTCAGGCTGTCGTAGAGCTGATCGACCCGAGCACACTGTGGGTCAATGTCCGCTTCGATCAAATTCGTGCGCGAGGTCTCGCCGCAGGCTTATCAGCCCAGATCACATTACGTTCTCAGGCAGGTGAGCTGCAGGCTGGACGTGTACTGAGAGTCGAACCCCTGGCAGACGCAGTAACGGAAGAAACACTGGCCAAGGTTGTCTTCGATCAAATTCCTGATCCGCTGCCACCTATCGGCGAACTGGCCGAAATCACGATTACCTTACCGACGCTTGCGGCAACACCGGTTGTCCCAAATGCCGCTATCCATCATAAGGACAGCAGACTGGGCGTGTGGCAGGTCACTAATGGCGATCTTCGCTTTACAGCAGTTTCACTGGGGATTGCCGATTTGGAGGGTCGTGTTCAAATACGAGAAGGGCTCAAGGTTGGTGACCAAGTAGTGGCTTACAGCGAAAACGCCCTGAATGAGCGTAGCCGGATTCACGTCGTTGACCATATTCCGGGGGTGACGCAATGA
- a CDS encoding ABC transporter permease yields MISLAGRDIMHSWGKFVFTGMGLGLLIGITLSMAGIYRGMVDDAKVLLDNSGADLWVVQKDTLGPYAESSSLYDDIWRGIRGMPGVERAANITYLTMQVGKQDGDVRAMVTGVTPGEPGTPGWPPYLVAGRQITRSHYEAVADIASGFKLGDRIQIRRNHYTIVGLTRRMVSSNGDPMVFIPLKDAQEAQFLKDNDAIREQRRRTAENPAFNRPGVPGLLDAVIASQSTNPYVNAVLVRVEPGHAPEEVAESIRRWKRLTVYTRSQMEEILVGKLIATSARQIFMFLVILSIVSSAIVAFIIYTLTLGKIREIAVLKLIGTKNRTIVGLIMQQSIALGLIGFVVGKISATLLMAPIFPKYVLLQPLDSVMGFIAVVMICVLSSIIAIRAALRVDPAEAIGG; encoded by the coding sequence ATGATCAGCTTGGCAGGACGCGACATCATGCACTCCTGGGGTAAGTTCGTCTTCACCGGTATGGGTCTTGGGCTACTCATCGGCATCACACTGTCTATGGCAGGGATTTATCGTGGCATGGTGGATGATGCCAAAGTGTTGCTCGACAATAGCGGTGCTGATCTCTGGGTGGTACAGAAGGACACTCTTGGTCCCTACGCTGAGTCATCAAGTCTCTACGATGATATCTGGCGCGGGATTCGAGGCATGCCGGGGGTGGAGCGGGCGGCAAACATCACTTATCTCACCATGCAGGTGGGAAAACAAGATGGTGACGTACGTGCCATGGTTACTGGCGTCACTCCTGGAGAACCTGGGACACCCGGGTGGCCGCCATATCTAGTCGCGGGTCGCCAGATTACTCGGAGCCATTACGAGGCCGTCGCCGACATCGCTTCCGGATTTAAACTTGGCGACCGTATCCAGATCCGCCGCAATCACTACACCATAGTCGGCCTGACCAGAAGGATGGTCTCTTCCAATGGCGACCCAATGGTGTTCATTCCTCTTAAAGACGCCCAGGAAGCACAGTTTCTCAAGGATAATGACGCCATCCGAGAGCAGCGTCGACGCACGGCCGAGAACCCTGCTTTCAACCGGCCCGGAGTGCCAGGCCTGCTCGATGCGGTTATTGCCTCTCAAAGCACCAACCCCTACGTCAATGCGGTTTTGGTGCGGGTTGAACCGGGCCATGCCCCGGAAGAAGTCGCTGAGTCGATCCGCCGCTGGAAGCGCTTAACCGTCTATACCCGCAGCCAGATGGAGGAGATTTTGGTTGGTAAGCTGATCGCTACCTCCGCCAGACAGATCTTCATGTTTCTGGTGATCCTTTCGATTGTCAGCTCCGCCATTGTGGCCTTCATCATCTACACCCTGACACTCGGGAAAATTCGTGAAATTGCTGTCTTGAAACTGATCGGCACTAAAAATCGCACCATTGTCGGTTTGATCATGCAACAGTCCATCGCTTTAGGTTTGATCGGCTTTGTGGTGGGTAAGATTTCGGCAACGTTATTGATGGCGCCAATCTTTCCCAAATATGTGCTGCTGCAACCACTCGACTCCGTTATGGGTTTTATCGCCGTGGTTATGATCTGCGTACTGTCGAGCATTATCGCTATTCGTGCCGCGCTCAGAGTCGATCCGGCCGAAGCCATAGGGGGCTGA